In Oryza brachyantha chromosome 2, ObraRS2, whole genome shotgun sequence, a single window of DNA contains:
- the LOC102711780 gene encoding protein IRX15-LIKE-like isoform X2 yields MKGMAGPKLLVVHPASNKPMGYGGVVSPMAFLGSGRCCIWLVVVLALFTCVSLLTVFSTARAASEGVVLPQRVTLNVGAAAGAGAAAGAGAGGLPAYVFDALVQYAAAAGNATASMPEEDVRAIASVLRRRAPCRLLVFGLGAETPLWRALNHGGRTVFLDENPFYVAHLEGAHPGLEAYDVSYATAVREFPDLLDAARASRSADCRPVQNLLFSDCRLAINDLPNQLYDVSWDVILVDGPSGFTEGSPGRMAAIFSAAVMARTKGAETEVLVHDYQREVESASAREFLCPENRVETTTTPSLGHYVVRGAAAASQNTFCGGDSSPTTKKAN; encoded by the exons ATGAAGGGGATGGCTGGGCCGAAGCTGCTCGTCGTGCACCCGGCGTCGAACAAGCCGATGGGGTATGGTGGGGTGGT gtcgcccaTGGCGTTTCTTGGCTCCGGGCGCTGCTGCATCTGGCTCGTCGTGGTGCTCGCGTTGTTCACCTGCGTGTCCCTGCTCACCGTCTTCTCCACGGCGCGCGCCGCGTCGGAAGGGGTGGTGCTGCCGCAGCGCGTGACGCTCAACGTCGgggcagccgccggcgccggcgccgcggcgggggcgggggcgggtgGGCTGCCGGCGTACGTGTTCGACGCGCTGGTGCagtacgcggcggcggcggggaacgCGACGGCGAGCATGCCGGAGGAGGACGTGCGCGCAATCGCGTCAGtgctccggcggcgcgcgccgtgCAGGCTGCTGGTGTTCGGGCTGGGCGCGGAGACGCCGCTGTGGCGCGCGCTGAACCACGGCGGCCGGACGGTGTTCCTCGACGAGAACCCCTTCTACGTGGCGCACCTGGAGGGCGCCCACCCGGGCCTCGAGGCGTACGACGTCTCCTacgccaccgccgtccgcGAGTTCCCCGACCTCCTCGACGCCGCCCGCGCCTCCCGGTCCGCCGACTGCCGCCCCGTCCAGAACCTCCTCTTCTCCGACTGCCGCCTCGCCATCAACGACCTCCCCAACCAGCTCTACGACGTCTCCTGGGACGTCATCCTCGTCGACGGCCCAAGCGG GTTCACGGAGGGGTCGCCGGGGAGGATGGCGGCGATcttctcggcggcggtgatggcgcGGACCAAGGGGGCGGAGACGGAGGTGCTGGTGCACGACTACCAGCGGGAGGTGGagagcgcgtcggcgagggagTTCTTGTGCCCGGAGAACCGCGTGGAGACCACCACCACGCCGTCGCTCGGCCACTACGTCgtgcgcggcgccgccgccgccagccagAACACCTtctgcggcggcgacagctCGCCGACCACCAAGAAGGCCAACTAA
- the LOC102716564 gene encoding single-stranded DNA-binding protein WHY2, mitochondrial translates to MQRLSRFGFAPSSSRRVTDLKDALWSGSLTFQHALSTLSADENTSGRKFASYTVFKGKAALSMHPVLPSFSKLESGGSRVSRNGSVMLTFFPAVGQRKYDYSKKQIFALSPTEVGSLISLGPAESCEFFHDPSMKSSHEGQVKKSLSVTPLGNDSGYFLNITVLNNLQKTTERLSLPITKAEFAVMRTTLSFALPHILGWDQVLTNHHPSPPAASKPRAERPHPDSEWER, encoded by the exons atgcaGCGGCTCTCCCGCTTCGGCttcgccccctcctcctccag GAGAGTCACTGACCTAAAGGATGCTCTCTGGAGTGGTTCTTTGACCTTCCAACATGCTCTTTCAACATTGTCAGCAGACG AGAACACATCTGGTAGAAAATTTGCAAGCTACACTGTGTTCAAGGGAAAGGCTGCACTTTCTATGCATCCCGTACTGCCTAGCTTCAGCAAACTGGAA TCTGGAGGTTCACGAGTGAGCAGAAATGGATCAGTTATGCTGACGTTTTTCCCGGCTGTTGGACAAAGGAAATATGATTATTCGAAGAAACAG ATCTTTGCTCTGTCACCAACTGAAGTTGGAAGCTTGATAAGTCTTGGGCCTGCTGAATCTTGTGAATTTTTCCATGATCCCTCCATGAAATCAAG TCACGAAGGCCAAGTGAAAAAATCATTGTCAGTCACTCCTCTTGGCAATGACAGTGGATACTTTCTGAATATAA CTGTTCTGAACAACTTGCAGAAGACAACTGAGCGCCTTTCACTCCCTATCACAAAAGCTGAGTTTGCAGTTATGCGCACAACATTGAGT TTCGCATTGCCGCACATCTTGGGCTGGGATCAGGTCTTGACTAATCACCATCCAAGTCCACCAGCAGCTAGCAAGCCCAGGGCGGAGCGCCCACACCCAGATTCAGAGTGGGAAAGGTGA
- the LOC102712612 gene encoding SNF1-related protein kinase regulatory subunit gamma-like PV42a → MAQLRAPAEEQRQQEALRGHAGDKDGTGGGASAGESNDDGNKRARAGLCGVLRERRVVELARAKRRLVEVPYTATLAHTANALLAARVSAVAVAAPPGHWIGAGGSMILESDPATGAVRKHYIGMVNMLDILAHIAEAGDDGAADADAAPGEAVDLDRRMAVPVSSVIGHSLEGLTLWTLHPNTSVLDCMETFSKGVHRALVPLESAAENVVAVELVEAAPAYRMLTQMDVVRFLRAHGAELRGILSRPVRDAGAVSEAVFAVASSTKVIEAVRTMRATSLAAVPVVDAAVDAQILQDGRGKRVVETFSATDLRDCPVAQLRSWLGIGVTEFKKKVSVYRASGNDARAGDEEEERRQRKMVTCSPESTLGEAIEKAAAHHVHRLWVVDEEGLLAGVVSLTDVLRVVREAALGEDQELHDIVSS, encoded by the exons ATGGCGCAGCTGAGGGCACCGGCGgaggagcagcggcagcaagAGGCGCTGCGCGGCCACGCCGGCGACAAggacggcaccggcggcggcgccagcgccggcgagagcaacgacgacggcaacaagcgggcgcgcgcggggctcTGCGGCGTGCTGCGGGAGCGCAGGGTGGTGGAGCTGGCGCGCGCCAAGCGCCGGCTGGTGGAGGTCCCCTACACGGCGACGCTGGCGCACACGGCCAacgcgctcctcgccgcccgcgtctccgccgtcgccgtcgccgcgccgccgggacACTggatcggcgccggcgggtcCATGATCCTCGAGTCCGACCCGGCCACCGGCGCCGTCCGCAAGCACTACATCGGCATGGTCAACATGCTCGACATCCTCGCGCACATCGCGGAGGCCGGCGatgacggcgccgccgacgccgatgcTGCTCCCGGCGAGGCCGTTGACCTCGACCGCCGCATGGCCGTGCCTGTCTCCTCCGTCATCGGTCACTCCCTCGAAGGCCTCACCCTATGGACTCTCCATCCAAACACCAg TGTGCTGGATTGCATGGAGACGTTCAGCAAGGGGGTCCACCGGGCGCTGGTGCCGCTCGAGAGCGCGGCGGAGAACGTCGTCGCGGTGGAGCTCgtcgaggcggcgccggcgtacAGGATGCTGACGCAGATGGACGTGGTGCGGTTCCTgcgcgcgcacggcgccgAGCTGAGGGGCATCCTGTCGCGCCCCGtgcgcgacgccggcgccgtgagCGAGGCCGTGTTCGCCGTGGCGAGCAGCACCAAGGTGATCGAGGCCGTCCGGACGATGCGCGCCacgtcgctcgccgccgtccccgtcgtggacgccgccgtcgacgcgcAGATCCTCCAGGACGGGAGGGGGAAGCGGGTCGTCGAGACGTTCTCGGCGACGGACCTCCGCGACTGCCCCGTGGCGCAGCTCCGGTCGTGGCTGGGCATCGGCGTGACGGAGTTCAAGAAGAAGGTGTCCGTCTACCGCGCCAGCGGAAAcgacgcccgcgccggcgacgaagaagaagagcggcggcagcggaagATGGTGACGTGCTCACCGGAGAGCACTCTGGGTGAGGCGAtcgagaaggcggcggcgcaccacGTTCACCGGCTGTGGGTGGTCGACGAGGAGGGGCTGCTCGCCGGGGTGGTGTCGCTGACCGACGTGCTCCGCGTCGTCAGGGAGGCCGCCCTCGGCGAGGACCAGGAGCTCCACGACATCGTGTCGTCCTAG
- the LOC121053548 gene encoding uncharacterized protein LOC121053548 — protein sequence MDPYDVEMEGAEAEGEPAPQQPPPAAAAAAAVVGGEGWSMLSRARALLEEGKPSLALQAILLAIRSQGGEQALMQTLNRARELYRQRSQPSPSVDDLASLLAQCAIAEAQSSGNNPQQVPGSDPVMMLDSDEVCILAESGRKQIILDAFADGSSFICLKCGGLFSTSRKDEHLAYWCGIA from the exons ATGGACCCGTACGACGTCGAGATGgagggcgcggaggcggagggggagcCTGCGCCGCAGCAGcctccgccggccgcggccgcggccgcggcggtggtcggAGGGGAGGGGTGGAGCATGCTgtcccgcgcccgcgcgctgCTCGAGGAGGGCAAGCCGTCGCTCGCGCTGCAGGCG ATTCTCTTGGCCATAAGATCTCAAGGTGGTGAACAAGCGCTCATGCAGACGCTGAACCGGGCACGGGAACTCTACAGACAAAGATCACAGCCCAGCCCTAGTGTTGATGATCTTGCTTCTTTGCTTGCACAGTGTGCTATAGCAGAGGCGCAGTCATCAGGCAATAACCCTCAACAAGTACCTGGATCTGACCCTGTCATGATGTTGGATTCTGATGAAGTCTGCATACTTGCCGAGAGTGGAAGGAAACAGATAATCTTAGATGCCTTTGCCGATGGCAGCAGCTTCATTTGCTTGAAATGTGGTGGGCTGTTTAGCACCTCGCGCAAAGATGAGCACCTGGCCTACTGGTGTGGGATCGCATGA
- the LOC102711780 gene encoding protein IRX15-LIKE-like isoform X1 gives MKGMAGPKLLVVHPASNKPMGYGGVVSLSGATSPGSAASPMAFLGSGRCCIWLVVVLALFTCVSLLTVFSTARAASEGVVLPQRVTLNVGAAAGAGAAAGAGAGGLPAYVFDALVQYAAAAGNATASMPEEDVRAIASVLRRRAPCRLLVFGLGAETPLWRALNHGGRTVFLDENPFYVAHLEGAHPGLEAYDVSYATAVREFPDLLDAARASRSADCRPVQNLLFSDCRLAINDLPNQLYDVSWDVILVDGPSGFTEGSPGRMAAIFSAAVMARTKGAETEVLVHDYQREVESASAREFLCPENRVETTTTPSLGHYVVRGAAAASQNTFCGGDSSPTTKKAN, from the exons ATGAAGGGGATGGCTGGGCCGAAGCTGCTCGTCGTGCACCCGGCGTCGAACAAGCCGATGGGGTATGGTGGGGTGGTGTCGCTGTCCGGGGCGACGTCGCCGgggtcggcggcgtcgcccaTGGCGTTTCTTGGCTCCGGGCGCTGCTGCATCTGGCTCGTCGTGGTGCTCGCGTTGTTCACCTGCGTGTCCCTGCTCACCGTCTTCTCCACGGCGCGCGCCGCGTCGGAAGGGGTGGTGCTGCCGCAGCGCGTGACGCTCAACGTCGgggcagccgccggcgccggcgccgcggcgggggcgggggcgggtgGGCTGCCGGCGTACGTGTTCGACGCGCTGGTGCagtacgcggcggcggcggggaacgCGACGGCGAGCATGCCGGAGGAGGACGTGCGCGCAATCGCGTCAGtgctccggcggcgcgcgccgtgCAGGCTGCTGGTGTTCGGGCTGGGCGCGGAGACGCCGCTGTGGCGCGCGCTGAACCACGGCGGCCGGACGGTGTTCCTCGACGAGAACCCCTTCTACGTGGCGCACCTGGAGGGCGCCCACCCGGGCCTCGAGGCGTACGACGTCTCCTacgccaccgccgtccgcGAGTTCCCCGACCTCCTCGACGCCGCCCGCGCCTCCCGGTCCGCCGACTGCCGCCCCGTCCAGAACCTCCTCTTCTCCGACTGCCGCCTCGCCATCAACGACCTCCCCAACCAGCTCTACGACGTCTCCTGGGACGTCATCCTCGTCGACGGCCCAAGCGG GTTCACGGAGGGGTCGCCGGGGAGGATGGCGGCGATcttctcggcggcggtgatggcgcGGACCAAGGGGGCGGAGACGGAGGTGCTGGTGCACGACTACCAGCGGGAGGTGGagagcgcgtcggcgagggagTTCTTGTGCCCGGAGAACCGCGTGGAGACCACCACCACGCCGTCGCTCGGCCACTACGTCgtgcgcggcgccgccgccgccagccagAACACCTtctgcggcggcgacagctCGCCGACCACCAAGAAGGCCAACTAA
- the LOC102711505 gene encoding probable arabinose 5-phosphate isomerase — protein MGSLPVSSPSSSPELAAPQRRVTVAASDLAPLFGAQRRHLDHFFDRLDLAQAAAFAQALLDAPGAVFFTGVGKSGIVARKLAQTLASLGFTRAGFLSPVDALHGDIGSVFHGDVLVLLSKSGASDELLALAPCARAKGAYLISLTSAASGADCPLAAVCDLNVHLPLQAEVCPFGLAPVTSTAIQMVFGDTVVAAIMEARRLSRDQYAANHPAGKIGKSLIFKVKDVMKKQNELPLCKEGDMIMDQLTELTSKGCGCLLVVDDEYHLIGTFTDGDLRRTLKASGQAIFNLTVGEMCNRHPRTITADAMAVEAMEKMESPPSPVQFLPVVDKNNVVCGIITLHGLVSAGL, from the exons ATGGGTTCGCTCCCGGtgtcctccccctcctcctcgccggaaCTCGCGGCGCCGCAGAGGCGGgtgacggtggcggcgtcggacCTGGCGCCGCTGTTCGgggcgcagcggcggcaccTGGACCACTTCTTCGACCGGCTCGACctggcgcaggcggcggcgttcgCGCAGGCGCTGCTCGACGCCCCCGGGGCGGTGTTCTTCACCGGCGTGGGGAAGTCCGGCATCGTGGCGCGGAAGCTGGCGCAGACGCTCGCGTCGCTGGGGTTCACGCGCGCGGGGTTCCTGTCCCCCGTCGACGCGCTCCACGGCGACATCGGCTCGGTCTTCCACGGGGACGTCCTCGTGCTGCTCTCCAAGTCCGGCGCCTCCGACGAGCTGCTCGCGCTCGCGCCCTGCGCCCGGGCCAAGGGCGCCTACCTCATCTCCctcacctccgccgcctccggcgccgactgcccgctcgccgccgtgtgCGATCTCAATGTGCATCTGCCGTTGCAGGCGGAGGTGTGCCCCTTCGGCCTCGCGCCCGTCACCTCCACCGCCATACAGATGGTGTTCGGGGACACCGTTGTCGCCGCCATCATGGAGGCCCGCCGCCTCTCCAGGGACCAGTACGCGGCCAACCACCCCGCCGGCAAGATTGGCAAATCCCTCATCTTCAAG GTTAAGGATGTTATGAAGAAGCAAAATGAACTTCCTTTGTGCAAGGAGGGAGATATGATCATGGATCAACTCACTGAACTCACTAGTAAAGGCTGTGGGTGTCTACTTGTGGTTGATGATGAGTATCATTTGATTGGAACTTTCACTGATGGTGATCTCCGCCGTACACTGAAGGCAAGTGGGCAAGCAATTTTCAATCTCACTGTTGGGGAGATGTGCAACAG GCACCCAAGAACTATCACTGCTGATGCGATGGCAGTGGAAGCCATGGAGAAGATGGAATCACCCCCTTCACCGGTGCAGTTCTTGCCTGTTGTTGACAAAAACAACGTTGTCTGTGGGATCATCACATTGCATGGATTGGTCTCAGCTGGATTATAA
- the LOC102712335 gene encoding protein PECTIC ARABINOGALACTAN SYNTHESIS-RELATED-like — protein sequence MAELRHSTAAAVAARSSNSPAKRDSDASAASSPFASTSARGRGGDDGDDGKDAHRSSPLLPHHHHHHKRPTLPSPLRSLLALEDPRSPSVSSSSYRISLAILAFLLLAAIFSATSVWSRLNAPYLCQKDGITLHCPETKEPPSLWENPRAATTSWKPCAERRSNEPSDVPSENETSGYIFIHAEGGLNQQRIAICNAVAIAKIMKATLILPVLKQDQIWKDQTKFEDIFDVDHFIDYLKDDVRIVRDIPDWFTEKDELFTSIKRTVKNIPKYASAQFYIDNVLPRIKEKKIMSIKPFVDRLGYDNVPMEINRLRCRVNYHALKFLPDIEEMADKLAARMRNRTGSINPYMALHLRFEKGMVGLSFCDFAGTREEKEMMAAYRQKEWPRRYKNGSHLWPLALQKRKEGRCPLEPGEIAVILRALGYTRGTQIYVASGQVYGGKNRMAPLRNMFPNLVTKEELASAAEMAPFRKHVTSLAALDFLVCLKSDVFVMTHGGNFAKLIMGARRYSGRHRLKSIKPDKGLMSKSLGDPSMGWASFSDDVVITHQTRAGLPEPTFPNYDLWENPLTPCMCSATA from the exons aTGGCGGAGCTGCGGcactcgacggcggcggcggtggcggcccgCTCGTCCAACTCCCCGGCGAAGCGCGACTCCGACGcctcggccgcctcctcccccttcgcctccacctccgcgcgcggccgcggcggcgacgacggcgacgacggcaaggaCGCCCAccgctcctcccctctcctcccccaccaccaccaccaccacaagcGCCCCACTCTGCCCTCTCCCCTCCGCTCGCTCCTCGCCCTCGAGGACCCCAGGTCCCcctccgtctcctcctcctcctaccgGATCTCGCTCGCCATCCTCgcgttcctcctcctcgccgccatctTCTCCGCGACCTCCGTTTGGTCCCGCCTC AACGCGCCCTACTTGTGCCAGAAGGATGGGATCACGCTGCACTGCCCTGAG ACGAAGGAACCCCCTTCACTGTGGGAGAATCCACGTGCTGCCACCACCTCCTGGAAACCCTGTGCAGAGCGCCGTAGTAATGAACCATCAG ATGTTCCGTCTGAGAATGAAACCTCTGGATATATTTTCATTCATGCTGAGGGTGGACTGAATCAGCAGCGCATAGCT ATATGTAACGCTGTTGCAATTGCTAAGATAATGAAGGCAACACTTATTTTGCCAGTTCTAAAGCAGGATCAAATATGGAAAGACCAGAC CAAATTTGAAGATATCTTTGATGTGGATCATTTTATAGACTATTTGAAGGATGATGTACGCATTGTCCGAGACATTCCTGACTGGTTTACAGAAAAAGATGAGCTCTTTACCAGTATAAA GCGTACTGTGAAAAACATCCCAAAGTATGCATCTGCTCAATTTTATATTGACAATGTACTCCCAAGGAtcaaagagaaaaagataatGTCTATTAAGCCATTTGTTGACAGGTTGGG GTATGACAATGTTCCCATGGAGATCAACCGACTAAGATGCAGAGTTAATTATCATGCACTAAAGTTCCTGCCTGACATTGAAGAAATGGCTGATAAGCTAGCAGCAAGGATGAGGAACCGAACTGGCAGCATAAATCCATACAT GGCCCTTCATCTGAGATTTGAGAAAGGAATGGTAGGGCTGTCCTTTTGTGATTTTGCTGGGACACGGGAGGAGAAAGAGATGATGGCTGCTTACAGGCAGAAAGAATGGCCAAGGCGCTATAAG AATGGATCTCACCTGTGGCCATTAGCTCTGCAAAAGAGGAAAGAAGGCCGTTGCCCTCTTGAGCCCGGCGAGATTGCTGTCATCCTCCGGGCACTGGGTTACACAAGAGGAACACAGATATACGTTGCATCAGGGCAAGTGTATGGCGGCAAAAACAGGATGGCTCCCCTCAGAAACATGTTCCCAAACTTG GTGACCAAGGAGGAGCTGGCGAGCGCGGCGGAGATGGCGCCGTTCCGGAAGCACGTGACGAGCCTGGCGGCGCTGGACTTCCTGGTGTGCCTCAAGTCCGACGTGTTCGTGATGACCCACGGCGGCAACTTCGCCAAGCTCATCATGGGGGCTCGCCGGTACAGCGGCCGCCACCGGCTCAAGTCCATCAAGCCGGACAAGGGCCTCATGTCCAAGTCCCTCGGCGACCCGAGCATGGGCTGGGCCTCCTTCTCCGACGACGTCGTCATCACCCACCAGACGCGCGCCGGCCTCCCCGAGCCCACCTTCCCCAACTACGACCTCTGGGAGAACCCTCTCACTCCCTGCATGTGCTCCGCCACTGCCTGA
- the LOC102716285 gene encoding EH domain-containing protein 1-like has product MELARSCCSKEHQRIYAGWFAVADPDGDGRVTGADATRFFAMSGLSRADLKQVWAIADTRRQGFLGFGEFVAAMQLVSLAQAGNEITQDSLKREDLSSLDPPVMAGLDELLARSKAVKRVHPEENGTPQVQVPSANSWFSSKSAKKMQDPLTAVTSVIDGLKRLYIEKLKPLEVAYRFNDFASPLLTSSDFDAKPMVMLLGQYSTGKTTFIKHLLQTSYPGAHVGPEPTTDRFVVVMSGSDERTIPGNTIAVQADMPFTGLTTFGGAFLSKFECSQMPHPLLDHITFVDTPGVLSGEKQRTQRSYDFTGITSWFAAKCDLILLLFDPHKLDISDEFKRVISSLRGHDDKIRVVLNKADQVDTQQLMRVYGALMWSLGKVLNTPEVARVYIGSFNDKPVNESAVGPIGKDLFEKEQEDLLCDLKDIPKKACDRRVNEFVKRARAAKIHAYIIGHLKKEMPAMMGKAKAQQRLIDNLGDEFAKVQREYHLPAGDFPEVEHFKEVLGGYSIDKFEKMKPKLVQAVDDMLAYDIPELLKNFRNPYE; this is encoded by the exons ATGGAGCTCGCGCGGTCGTGCTGCTCCAAGGAGCACCAGAGGATCTACGCCGGGTggttcgccgtcgccgaccctG ATGGAGATGGGCGTGTCACGGGCGCCGATGCCACCAGGTTCTTCGCCATGTCCGGCCTCTCCCGCGCCGACCTCAAGCAG GTCTGGGCGATCGCGGACACCAGGCGGCAGGGGTTCCTCGGCTTCGGCGAGTTCGTCGCCGCGATGCAG CTCGTGTCACTGGCGCAAGCGGGGAATGAGATCACTCAAGACAGTCTGAAGCGTGAAG ACCTGAGTAGCCTGGATCCCCCTGTCATGGCAGGTCTTGATGAACTACTTGCT AGATCAAAGGCCGTAAAGAGAGTCCACCCAGAAGAAAATG GCACCCCGCAGGTTCAAGTGCCTTCTGCTAATAGCTGGTTCAGTTCAAAATCAGCAAAGAAG ATGCAGGATCCTCTGACTGCTGTTACTTCTGTAATTGATGGCTTAAAAAGATTATACATTGAAAAATTGAAGCCGTTGGAGGTTGCATACCGGTTCAACGACTTTGCTTCCCCATTATTG ACAAGCAGTGATTTTGATGCAAAGCCAATGGTTATGCTCTTGGGTCAATATTCTACAggaaaaacaactttcatcAAGCACCTGTTGCAAACAAGTTATCCAG GAGCTCACGTTGGACCAGAGCCAACTACTGACCGATTCGTGGTTGTCATG TCTGGATCTGATGAAAGAACTATTCCTGGCAATACTATTGCTGTTCAAGCTGACATGCCATTCACTGGTCTTACAACATTTGGTGGTGCTTTTCTGTCAAAGTTCGAGTGCTCTCAGATGCCACATCCG CTGCTCGATCATATCACCTTTGTCGACACTCCTGGTGTCCTTTCTGGTGAAAAGCAGCGGACACAGCGTAGCTATGATTTCACTGGGATAACTTCATGGTTTGCTGCTAAGTGCGACCTTATTCTTCTTCTGTTTGATCCTCATAAGCTGGACATCAGTGATGAGTTCAAACGTGTGATTTCATCTTTACGTGGGCATGATGACAAAATACGTGTAGTGCTGAACAAGGCAGACCAAGTTGACACTCAGCAg CTCATGAGAGTGTATGGTGCACTGATGTGGTCCCTTGGGAAGGTACTCAATACCCCTGAGGTTGCGCGTGTTTATATCGG GTCATTCAATGACAAACCAGTGAATGAATCAGCTGTTGGACCAATTGGAAAGGACTTGTTTGAGAAAGAGCAAGAGGATCTCCTTTGTGATCTGAAAGACATTCCTAAGAAGGCTTGTGATCGTCGG GTCAATGAGTTTGTTAAACGTGCTAGAGCTGCCAAGATTCATGCTTACATAATTGGCCATCTCAAGAAGGAGATGCCTGCAATGATGGGGAAAGCTAAGGCTCAACAGCGACTCATCGATAACTTGGGCGATGAATTTGCAAAG GTCCAAAGGGAGTACCATCTTCCTGCCGGAGACTTCCCCGAAGTGGAGCACTTCAAGGAAGTATTGGGTGGGTACAGCATCGACAAGTTCGAGAAGATGAAGCCCAAGCTGGTGCAGGCCGTGGACGACATGCTCGCGTATGACATCCCAGAGCTCCTCAAGAACTTCAGGAACCCTTACGAGTGA